A portion of the Acanthopagrus latus isolate v.2019 chromosome 21, fAcaLat1.1, whole genome shotgun sequence genome contains these proteins:
- the atcayb gene encoding caytaxin, with protein MGTAEATLRMDSMEVKDEWQDEDFPRPLPEDGYVDSSCGLTDSRTNPPTSLNVGESMAQRKRRTLVAPDMNLSLDQSEGSVLSDDFLETPDDLDINVDDIETPDETDSLEFINNGNELEWEDDTPVATAKRLPGESEEERDSSGRLWRTVIIGDQEQRIDMQVIRPYLRVVTHGGYYGEGLNAIIVFAACYLPDSSCEDYTYIMENLFLYVVSSLELLVAEDYMIVYMNGATPRRKMPGISWLKRCYQMIDRKLRKNLKCLIITHPTWFIRTVLAISRPFISVKFMDKIRYVHTLEELSQIIPMEHVQIPECVLQYDDEKIRAQRERLQQEQQQTNPTPPKERPKSMITEVGRDI; from the exons ATGGGTACAGCAGAAGCCACTTTACGCATGGACAGCATGGAGGTGAAGGATGAGTGGCAGGATGAGGACTTCCCCag gcCACTACCAGAGGATGGATATGTTGATTCCTCATGTGGCCTCACTGACAGCAGAACCA ATCCTCCCACCTCTCTGAATGTGGGTGAGTCCATGGCCCAGCGTAAGCGCCGCACTCTGGTCGCCCCTGACATGAATCTTTCCCTGGATCAAAGCGAGGGATCGGTGCTCTCTGACGACTTCCTGGAAACGCCTGATGACCTGGACATCAATGTAGACGACATAGAGACTCCTGATGAGACTGATTCACTGGAGTTCATCAACAACGGCAACGAGCTGGAGTGGGAAG ATGACACTCCTGTGGCCACTGCCAAGCGTCTTCCAGGTgaaagtgaagaggagagagactcTTCCGGTCGTCTGTGGCGAACTGTGATCATTGGTGACCAGGAGCAGCGGATTGACATGCAGGTCATCAGACCATACCTGAGGGTGGTCACACATGGAG GTTATTACGGTGAGGGTCTGAATGCCATCATTGTGTTTGCTGCCTGCTATCTCCCTGACAGCAGTTGTGAGGACTACACGTACATCATGGAGAATCTCTTCCT ATATGTTGTGAGCagcctggagctgctggtggctgAAGATTACATGATTGTTTACATGAATGGAGCAACTCCTCGTAGGAAGATGCCCGGCATCAGCTGGCTGAAGAGATGCTACCAGATGATTGACAGGAA ACTGAGGAAGAATCTAAAGTGTCTCATCATCACTCACCCAACATGGTTCATCCGGACTGTCCTGGCCATCTCAAGACCTTTCATCAG CGTGAAGTTCATGGATAAGATCCGGTACGTTCACACCCTGGAGGAACTCAGCCAGATCATCCCCATGGAGCACGTGCAGATCCCCgagtgtgtgttgca GTATGACGACGAGAAGATAAGAGCACAAAGGGAAAG ACTTCagcaagagcagcagcagacaaaccCAACACCGCCCAAAGAAAG GCCAAAGTCAATGATCACAGAGGTTGGCCGTGACATTTGA